The Pseudomonas entomophila genome segment CGGGTCGTACACCGCACGGCACAGGGTGGCCAGCGCCCAGGCCGGCTCTGCGTTGGCATCCAGGTCGATTCGCGCCAGTGCTTGTGCCGGCAACAGATCGGCCAGGCGTACCTGCTCGGGCTCACCGCGCCAGCGGCAGAATGCCTGGTAGATCTGTGCCGTGCCGCGTTGCTTGCCATCCAGGCTGTAACCAGCGATGTGCGGGGTGGCCAGGGTGCACAGGTCGGCCAGTTGCAGGTCCACCTGCGGCTCGCCTTCCCAGACATCGAGCACCGCATGCACGTCCTCGCGGTCGAGCAGCAGTTCGCGCAGGGCCCTGTTGTCCACCACAGGGCCGCGGCTGGCGTTGATCAACCAAGCACCGGGGCGCAGGCTTGCCAACCTTTTGCGGTCAAGCAGATGCCAGGTCGGATGCTCGCCACCTCGCTGCAGCGGCGTGTGCAGGCTGATCACGTCGCACTGTGCAAGGATCGTCTCAAGGCTGACGAACTCACCCCCTTCGCTGGCCTCGCGCACCGGGTCGCAGACCAGCACCTTCCAGCCCAGGCCATGCAGCACCCGCGCCAGGCGCCCCCCCACCTCGCCCACGCCAACCACGCCATAGACACGCTTGTTCAAGTCGACACCTTCGAGTTCGGCCAGGGTCAGCAAGCTGCCCAGCACGTAGTCGACCACACCGCGGGCGTTGCATCCCGGGGCACTGCTCCAGTGGATGCCGGCATTGGAGAAGTAGTCGAGGTCCAGGTGGTCGGTGCCGATGGTGCAGGTGCCGACGAAACGCACCTTGCTACCATCGAGCAGTTGCCGGTCGACACGGGTCACCGAACGCACCAACAGCACGTCGGCGTCCTTGACGCTGGCGGCATCGATGGCACGCCCAGGGTAACGGCGGATCTCGCCGAACCCGGCGAAGAAGGCATCGAGCAGCGGGATATTCTCGTCGGCAACTATCAGCATGGCGCTCTCCTGTCAGGGGAGCGCAGTGTAGCGCGATCGCGCGGGGCTCAGTCGGCCTTCTTGCGGATCCAGTACAGGTAGGTGCCAGCCTCTTCCTGCTGGGACAGCAGCTCGTGGCCGAGGAAGACGCAAAACTTGGGAATGTCGCGGCGGGTCGACGGGTCGGTGGCAATCACCTTGAGCACGCCGCCGGCTGCCAGCTCGCGCACATGCTTGTGCAGCATCATCACCGGCTCCGGGCAGTTGAGGCCGGTGGCGTCGAGGGTCGCGTCGTGGGTCAGGTCGGTCATGGGGGGCTCCGCTAAATGAAAGGCATTGTGGCGCATCACCGGGTGGACTCCAAGCCCACCTGCCGGCTCCCAGGGTTTTGGCTCCTACGCGCGGCAGGGCATCGGCTCAACGCGGCTTGAGGTCCAGCCGACGCAGGTGACAGGTTACTTCCTCACGGTCGTGATACAGCTGCTTGCAAGCAATCGACACCTTCACCTTGCGCTCCTTGAACCCGGCCTCCATACGGTCGAGCAACTTGCGCACTTCGGCATGGCGCTGCTTCATTGGCAACTTGAGGTTGACCACCGCCTCGCGACATAGCCCTTCGCCCAGCCACGTCTCGATCAGCGAGGCAGTGCGCGCGGGCTTCTCGACGATATCGCAGACCATCCAGTCCACCGTCTGCTTGGGTTTCCAGGTGAAACCGTCGGCCATCAGGTGCGTCACCAGGCCGGTGTCCATCAGGCTCTCAGCCATGGGGCCGTTGTCGATGGCGGTCACCAGCATGCCGCGCTTGACCAGTTGGTAAGTCCAGCCGCCCGGCGAGGCGCCCAGGTCGACACCGGTCATGTCGTCGTTCAGGCGCTGGTCCCACTGCTCGCGCGCAATGAACTGATGCCACGCCTCCTCAAGCTTGAGGGTCGAGCGGCTGGGTGCCTCGCGGGGGAACTTCAGCCGTGGGATGCCCATCGGCCACAGGGCCGAATTGTCCGCCTCGGCCAGGCCCAGGAACACACGCCGACCGCTGATGAACGTCAACAACAGACGCGGGCGCCGGGCGTCGTCGACCAGCCTGCCGGCTTTCTCCAGTGCTTTGCGCAGGGGCACCTCGAACTTGCGGCAGAAGGTCGACAGCTCCTTGCCTTCGTTGCTGTCGAGCACTTCCAGCCACAGGCTGCCGCACACCGGCAGGTCGGCCAGGTGCTCCAGCAGCACGCTGATGCGGTCTTTCTCCGGGAGCTCGACGAAAGCCCCCCTCGCCCACTGGCGCGGGAAGATCAGTTGGGCAAAACGCAACTCATGCATCAGCCGCTGCGCGCCATCGGGCTCCGTGCAGACGAACTCGGCGCACGCACTCTGCGGCTTGCCCTTGGCATAGCCGGCCACCCCAAGTTGGGCGGCAAGTTCGCTGATTTCGGCACAGACCTCGCCCTCGAAACCGGGCCGGCAATGCATGAACAGGGTATTCATTTCTCACTCCACATCACTGGCGCAGACGGCGCCAGGGCGGCGAATGATAAAGGAAGATCGGAACTGGCGACATGCCCCATCGGTCCAGAAAAGGGGCAGGCCCGGCAAACGGGTCTAACCTGACTGTTCAGCCAGGTCCGTGCCGTGCGGACCGATCCAGAGCGGTGACACCGGCGAGCAACCTGTATCGGCCGGGCACCGGAGCACCAAGGAGTTGTAGATGCCCTCGCTCGACAGCCTGAAAACCCTCAAGACCCTCGACGTGGCCGGCCACGTCTACCACTATTTCAGCCTCGCCGAGGCCGCCCGCCAGTTGGGTGACCTGCAGCACCTGCCCATGTCGTTGAAGGTGCTGCTGGAAAACCTGCTGCGCTGGGAGGACGGCAAGACCGTCACCGGCGACGACCTGCGCGCCCTGGCCAAGTGGCTGGCTGAGCGCCGCTCGGACCGCGAGATCCAGTACCGCCCGGCGCGGGTACTGATGCAGGACTTCACCGGCGTACCCGCGGTGGTCGACCTGGCCGCCATGCGCGCAGCCATGGCCAAGGCCGGTGGCGACCCACAGCGCATCAACCCGCTGTCGCCGGTGGACCTGGTGATCGACCACTCGGTGATGGTCGACCGCTACGCCAGCCCCAGCGCCTTCGCCCAGAACGTCGACATCGAGATGCAGCGCAACGGCGAGCGCTACGCCTTCCTGCGCTGGGGCCAGAGCGCCTTCGCCAACTTCCGCGTGGTGCCGCCGGGCACCGGCATCTGCCACCAGGTCAACCTGGAGTATTTGGGCCGCACGGTCTGGACCAACGAGCAGGATGGGCGCACCTACGCCTTCCCCGACACCCTGGTCGGTACCGACTCGCACACCACCATGATCAACGGCCTGGGCGTGCTCGGCTGGGGCGTGGGCGGCATCGAGGCCGAGGCGGCCATGCTCGGCCAGCCGGTATCGATGCTGATCCCCGAGGTGATCGGCTTCCAGCTGACCGGCAAGCTGCGCGAAGGCATCACCGCCACCGACCTGGTGCTCACGGTCACGCAAATGCTGCGCAAGAAGGGGGTGGTGGGCAAGTTCGTCGAGTTCTACGGCGATGGCCTGGCCGACCTGCCGCTGGCCGACCGCGCCACCATCGCCAACATGGCCCCGGAGTACGGCGCCACCTGTGGTTTCTTCCCGGTCGACCAAGTGACCCTGGACTACCTGCGCCTGTCCGGGCGCCCGGAAGCGACCGTGCAACTGGTCGAGGCCTATTGCAAGGCGCAGGGGTTGTGGCGCCTGCCTGGGCATGAGCCACAGTTCACCGACACGCTCGCCCTGGACATGCATGAAGTGGAAGCCAGCCTGGCCGGGCCCAAGCGTCCGCAGGACCGGGTGGCACTGGGCCAGGTCAGCCAGGCGTTCGACCACTTCATCGAGCTGCAACCCAAGCCCCTGGCCAAGGAGGTCGGCCGCCTGGAAAGCGAAGGCGGCGGTGGTGTGGCGGTGGGCAATGCCGACCAGGCTGGCGAAATCGACTATGTTCACGGCGGCCAGACCCACACCCTGCGCGACGGCGCCGTGGTGATCGCCGCCATCACCTCCTGTACCAACACCTCCAACCCCAGCGTGATGATGGCCGCCGGCCTGGTGGCGAAGAAGGCCGTGGAAAAGGGTCTGCGGCGCAAACCCTGGGTCAAGAGCTCCCTCGCGCCGGGCTCGAAGGTGGTCACCGACTACTTCAAGGCGGCAGGCCTTACGCCCTACCTCGACCAGCTCGGCTTCGACCTGGTCGGCTATGGCTGCACCACTTGCATCGGCAATTCCGGGCCACTGGACGATGCCATCGAGAAAGCCATCGGCAGCGCCGACCTGACCGTCGCCTCGGTGCTGTCGGGCAACCGCAACTTCGAGGGGCGCGTGCATCCGCTGGTCAAGACCAACTGGCTGGCTTCGCCGCCACTGGTGGTCGCCTATGCACTGGCGGGCAGCGTGCGCGTGGACCTGACCCAGGACGCCCTGGGCACCGGCAAGGATGGCCAGCCCGTGTACCTGCGCGACATCTGGCCCAGCCAGCAGGAGATCGCCGAGGCGGTCGCCAATGTCGACACCGACATGTTCCACAAGGAGTATGCCGAGGTGTTCGCCGGCGACGCCCAGTGGCAGGCCATCGCAGTGCCCAAGGCCGCCACCTATGCCTGGCAGGACGATTCCACCTACATCCAGCACCCGCCGTTCTTCGATGACATCGGCGGCCCGCTGCCAGAAGTCCGCGACATCCAGGGCGCGTGCATCCTGGCCCTGCTGGGTGATTCGGTGACCACCGACCATATCTCGCCAGCCGGCA includes the following:
- the rlmM gene encoding 23S rRNA (cytidine(2498)-2'-O)-methyltransferase RlmM, with the translated sequence MNTLFMHCRPGFEGEVCAEISELAAQLGVAGYAKGKPQSACAEFVCTEPDGAQRLMHELRFAQLIFPRQWARGAFVELPEKDRISVLLEHLADLPVCGSLWLEVLDSNEGKELSTFCRKFEVPLRKALEKAGRLVDDARRPRLLLTFISGRRVFLGLAEADNSALWPMGIPRLKFPREAPSRSTLKLEEAWHQFIAREQWDQRLNDDMTGVDLGASPGGWTYQLVKRGMLVTAIDNGPMAESLMDTGLVTHLMADGFTWKPKQTVDWMVCDIVEKPARTASLIETWLGEGLCREAVVNLKLPMKQRHAEVRKLLDRMEAGFKERKVKVSIACKQLYHDREEVTCHLRRLDLKPR
- the tusA gene encoding sulfurtransferase TusA, yielding MTHDATLDATGLNCPEPVMMLHKHVRELAAGGVLKVIATDPSTRRDIPKFCVFLGHELLSQQEEAGTYLYWIRKKAD
- the pdxB gene encoding 4-phosphoerythronate dehydrogenase PdxB; this encodes MLIVADENIPLLDAFFAGFGEIRRYPGRAIDAASVKDADVLLVRSVTRVDRQLLDGSKVRFVGTCTIGTDHLDLDYFSNAGIHWSSAPGCNARGVVDYVLGSLLTLAELEGVDLNKRVYGVVGVGEVGGRLARVLHGLGWKVLVCDPVREASEGGEFVSLETILAQCDVISLHTPLQRGGEHPTWHLLDRKRLASLRPGAWLINASRGPVVDNRALRELLLDREDVHAVLDVWEGEPQVDLQLADLCTLATPHIAGYSLDGKQRGTAQIYQAFCRWRGEPEQVRLADLLPAQALARIDLDANAEPAWALATLCRAVYDPRRDDADFRRCLSDDVAEQRTAFDLLRKHYPVRREIEGLAVGLRGEAPQLAQMVSALGAELVGVA
- the acnA gene encoding aconitate hydratase AcnA gives rise to the protein MPSLDSLKTLKTLDVAGHVYHYFSLAEAARQLGDLQHLPMSLKVLLENLLRWEDGKTVTGDDLRALAKWLAERRSDREIQYRPARVLMQDFTGVPAVVDLAAMRAAMAKAGGDPQRINPLSPVDLVIDHSVMVDRYASPSAFAQNVDIEMQRNGERYAFLRWGQSAFANFRVVPPGTGICHQVNLEYLGRTVWTNEQDGRTYAFPDTLVGTDSHTTMINGLGVLGWGVGGIEAEAAMLGQPVSMLIPEVIGFQLTGKLREGITATDLVLTVTQMLRKKGVVGKFVEFYGDGLADLPLADRATIANMAPEYGATCGFFPVDQVTLDYLRLSGRPEATVQLVEAYCKAQGLWRLPGHEPQFTDTLALDMHEVEASLAGPKRPQDRVALGQVSQAFDHFIELQPKPLAKEVGRLESEGGGGVAVGNADQAGEIDYVHGGQTHTLRDGAVVIAAITSCTNTSNPSVMMAAGLVAKKAVEKGLRRKPWVKSSLAPGSKVVTDYFKAAGLTPYLDQLGFDLVGYGCTTCIGNSGPLDDAIEKAIGSADLTVASVLSGNRNFEGRVHPLVKTNWLASPPLVVAYALAGSVRVDLTQDALGTGKDGQPVYLRDIWPSQQEIAEAVANVDTDMFHKEYAEVFAGDAQWQAIAVPKAATYAWQDDSTYIQHPPFFDDIGGPLPEVRDIQGACILALLGDSVTTDHISPAGNIKADSPAGRYLREQGVEPRDFNSYGSRRGNHEVMMRGTFANIRIRNEMLGGEEGGNTLYVPSGEKLSIYDAAMRYQRDGTPLVVIAGQEYGTGSSRDWAAKGTNLLGVKAVLAESFERIHRSNLVGMGVLPLQFKAGNDRKQLGLTGKERIDVLGLSGAQIRPGMNLPVRITREDGQTVQVEVLCRIDTLNEVEYFKSGGILHFVLRQLIAG